In Mercenaria mercenaria strain notata chromosome 14, MADL_Memer_1, whole genome shotgun sequence, the following are encoded in one genomic region:
- the LOC123526931 gene encoding histone-lysine N-methyltransferase PRDM16-like — protein sequence MLLYNSEEETMDRKEPEADREQLMQLQEHHVVAEKNDTQLGMKSESQQSFKPASVWSPDNGERKAESNRRFACEHCEKVFTDPSNLQRHIRSQHMGARSHACPECGKTFATSSGLKQHQHIHSSVKPFQCEVCLKAYTQFSNLCRHKRMHADCRQQIKCSDCGQAFSTITSLSKHKRFCEGALRNGLPINIQSEIKSPLSTPFGIPPPRSQFDPSLYMRLLGSRPSYSYPSVGSGLPFPFSNPLDSMKYAQSPYLTGSLDIPLRSGLKGGLSFGSEIRKYSEEHPIRKRLRTMHDKSGSDGESELNQSSDAESSADIDDKKRLNSFDSDKGEQPFKPSVASRPSVIDYHTSTSPLQQNATQENEKAMEEKVNKSVVEQPLDLSRAKQEEEEDIIERLYHKQRSSTPLPKAKTLPISPKPTKLVSPKPTKLVSPIPTKAQPPVPSNLHTECRDHIDRILAESGTFSAYPRIPFFGSSYSLPFVNPYALHLQQSHLSPLSGIQNIPHYANFNDYAAMHMSPMMHKPRDRYSCKFCGKVFPRSANLTRHLRTHTGEQPYKCKYCERSFSISSNLQRHVRNIHNKEKPFRCPLCDRCFGQQTNLDRHIKKHETQGPNVIDSPTHESESDFELDDVFEPGTGHNDSEINEDDDEEIDVSENDEYEQSSISTELSYETHKLEYNTHPLSPSDVAESQTEAKISNDMYGAKSEDHKTAVSFQRSCIPSINVPVYQQGQLMCST from the exons ATGTTGCTATACAACTCGGAGGAGGAGACAATGGATAGGAAAGAACCAGAAGCAG acAGAGAACAATTGATGCAGCTACAAGAGCATCACGTGGTTGCAGAAAAGAACGACACGCAGTTGGGCATGAAATCTGAATCCCAACAATCGTTCAAACCTGCTTCAGTGTGGAGCCCAGATAATGGTGAAAGAAAA GCCGAATCTAACAGACGTTTTGCTTGTGAACACTGCGAGAAAGTCTTTACAGACCCGTCCAACCTTCAGCGCCACATTCGTTCACAGCATATGGGAGCAAGAAGTCACGCATGCCCTGAATGTGGAAAAACGTTTGCAACATCCTCTGGTTTAAAGCAGCATCAACATATTCACTCAAGCGTGAAGCCATTCCAATGCGAAGTTTGCCTTAAAGCCTATACACAATTTTCAAACCTGTGCCGACACAAACGAATGCATGCCGATTGCAGGCAGCAGATTAAATGTTCCGATTGTGGACAGGCATTTTCGACGATAACATCTCTCAGCAAGCATAAGCGATTTTGCGAGGGTGCGTTGAGAAATGGTCTACCAATAAATATTCAGAGTGAAATAAAGTCACCGCTGTCGACCCCATTTGGCATTCCTCCTCCCAGGTCACAGTTTGATCCTTCACTATACATGAGACTGTTAGGAAGCAGACCATCCTACTCTTACCCTTCTGTTGGAAGTGGACTTCCCTTTCCTTTCAGCAATCCACTGGACTCGATGAAATATGCGCAATCTCCGTATTTGACAGGGTCCCTTGATATACCTTTACGAAGTGGATTGAAAGGCGGACTTTCCTTTGGTTCTGAAATTAGAAAATATAGCGAAGAGCATCCAATCAGGAAAAGATTGAGGACAATGCACGATAAAAGTGGAAGTGACGGAGAATCCGAATTGAATCAGAGTTCAGATGCTGAAAGTTCTGCAGATATTGATGATAAGAAAAGACTTAACAGCTTCGACAGTGATAAAGGGGAACAGCCGTTTAAACCATCAGTCGCTTCTAGACCTTCGGTAATTGATTATCATACATCTACATCGCCACTGCAGCAAAATGCTACTCAGGAAAACGAAAAGGCAATggaagaaaaagtaaacaaatcaGTAGTAGAACAACCGCTTGACTTGAGCAGAGCAAAACAAGAAGAAGAGGAGGACATTATAGAGCGTCTTTACCATAAGCAAAGGTCATCTACACCGCTTCCGAAAGCGAAAACACTGCCTATATCACCGAAACCAACAAAACTGGTATCTCCTAAACCAACAAAATTGGTTTCACCAATTCCTACTAAGGCCCAGCCACCAGTCCCGTCGAATCTACATACAGAATGCCGAGATCATATTGATAGAATCCTCGCGGAATCTGGGACTTTTTCTGCATATCCTAGGATACCGTTTTTCGGAAGCAGTTATTCTCTACCGTTTGTAAACCCTTACGCACTACATCTTCAACAGAGTCATTTGTCACCTCTCTCGGGTATACAAAACATTCCCCATTACGCAAACTTTAATGATTATGCAGCTATGCATATGTCGCCAATGATGCACAAGCCACGTGACCGATACAGCTGTAAATTCTGCGGGAAGGTCTTCCCGCGCAGCGCAAACTTAACTCGTCATCTTAGAACTCATACCGGTGAACAACCttacaaatgtaaatattgcgAACGTTCATTCTCTATTTCCTCAAACCTGCAACGACATGTCAGAAATATTCATAACAAAGAGAAACCTTTTAGGTGTCCTCTTTGCGACCGATGTTTTGGCCAGCAGACAAATCTTGACAGGCATATAAAAAAGCACGAAACGCAAGGTCCCAATGTCATTGATTCACCAACACATGAATCAGAGAGTGACTTTGAACTTGATGACGTTTTTGAGCCAGGAACGGGACATAACGACAGCGAAATTAATGAAGACGATGATGAAGAAATTGATGTGTCAGAAAATGATGAATACGAACAAAGTAGCATTTCAACAGAATTGTCATATGAAACTCACAAGCTAGAGTATAACACACATCCGCTATCACCTAGTGATGTCGCGGAATCACAAACTGAAGCAAAAATAAGCAATGATATGTATGGCGCTAAAAGTGAAGATCATAAAACCGCAGTATCATTTCAGCGGTCATGCATACCGAGTATAAATGTTCCTGTTTACCAACAAGGACAGTTAATGTGTTCCACATAG